Part of the Physeter macrocephalus isolate SW-GA unplaced genomic scaffold, ASM283717v5 random_337, whole genome shotgun sequence genome, GGGTTCAGTTTTCGGGCGAACAACTTGGCAGCTTCCCAGGACCGAAGGTCATCCCCCAGCCAGAGTACAATGCGTCGGAACTGTTCGAGGTAAGGAAGCAAGGCAGGGGGTAAGCAGGCTATTCCTCGGGGTAGGGCAAGGGTGGGCAGCCCTGTGGACTGGCTCAAGGCCAGGCTGTCCAGCTCACGACTCGTCAGCACCACCTCAACATCTCGACGACTGATCAGGGGTAACCCAAACAGGTTGTGGAAGGCACAAGGCTGGGGGATGGTGGTCTCTACATAGTGCACTCTGTCACCCTGGCCTTCGGGCCCTAGTAGCTTCAGGCCTCGTAATCCCAAACCTCCAGGGGAGAACCAAGGAAAGACAAGGCTGTGAGCAGGCCGCAGGTAGCGCACACTGAAACGCTTGAGTGTGTCATCTGTCACTTTGGTGAGGCCAAACATCACGCGAGCCAGCTGGGCCTCCTCTGGTTCAGGCAGCTCCCAGAGAGGTACGGCTCGGTCCCAGATCCTCTGGATCTCCTCACTGTCCTCAGCTTCTGGGGCCTCACTAAGCAGGACCCCTTCTCTGGCCCCATCCCCTCGTCCCTCTACGCTGGCCTGGAAGTCTTCCCAGCTCCCCTCAGCTAGACTGGTCATGCAGAGAAAGCGGCCTGTGGTCTTGTCAATGAAGAGGCTGAAGGAAGTGGCAGCACCAGTCTCGTCCTTGAGCTCCGAGGCCCCCACAAAGGGACTAGGTGCCCGCACGCAGCTGTGCCCATCCTGGAAGGGGATCCCATGGGCCCGCAAATATTGCCGGATTTCAGTTGCAGTTACAGGCAGCACTGGTACCTCCAAGGTGGCGAGAGCCTCCTTCCTGTACCGTCTGCGAGGAGGGGCCAGGGAAAAGCTTCGTGGCAGGGCCCTCCACCCCATCCACGGCCCACGCAGTGGCAGCAGGATACGGAGGGGGTACCCACTTCGGAGGAGGACCCACATTCCTAGTCAAACGGGGGAAGTCCGTGCTTGAAATGCCTTAGGTGCCCGGTTCGGGTGCCTTCAGTACTAGGTCAGACCCTAGGGATCCTGCACGcagctctcttctccctctgaatCCTCTTCAGCCCCTCTACATTGCCACTTCACATCTATGCCAGAGGACATGGCCCTTTCACATCCGCGTCCCTTTGGCCGGTTCCCTACCTCTGAGGTCCTCCACAGCTGCTCCCCCCGCCGCCTCCCCTCCGCGCCGCCCCTCGCCGATGCGGTTTTTCTCGATCATCTCCTCGCCACTACCGCCCCTCCACTGCCCCTCCTCGTCGTCCTCATCTCTGCGGCCGCCTGCGTCCCTTCCGTAGTCCCTCTCCTCTGCGCTCCCTGCTAGAGGACCGCTCCGCCGCTCCTTCCCTCAACGGGACACCAGGCAACCTGAGCGCCACTCCTTCGCTCCCGCCGAGCTCCTCGCTCAGAGGGACGCCCGCCGCGCCTCCGCCGCGTGGCTTTCTCGGCTCCACTGCTAGGAGCTCCGCCGCTCCTGACTCCGGCCCCTAGTCACCACTCTCGTCTTGCCCCTGTCTCCTGCAACATGGGTCACTCGCGCCACTAGCCACGACCTCGGAAACAAAACTGCCGCGGCGCCAGTGTTCCCGGAAGCGGAAGCCTCGGGTTAGTCCCGCCCCCACTCCGCGAGGCCGGGCTCGACGGCTTCGGAGGTGCGGCCATGACGGCGCGCGGGAGCGCGAGCCGCTTCCTGACCAGTGTCCTGCACAACGGGCTGGGTCGCTACGTGCAGCAGCTGCAGCGCCTCAGTTTTAGCCTCAGCCGTGACGCGCCCTCGTCCCGCGGCGCCAGGTGAGCCGGGGACGGGCGCGGAGGTGCGACTCCAGGCCGAGGTTGCCCCGGGTCAGGGGTCACCTTGCTCACCCTTCTCCGGTCCCTCAGGGAGTTCGTGGAACGGGAGGTGACCGACTTCGCCCGCAGGAACCCCGGGGTCGTAATATACGTGAACCCGCGGCCGTGCTGCGTGCCCAGAGTAGTGGCCGAATACCGTGAGTGCGGCCGGACGAGGGCTGGAGGGAGGCGTCGTGGGGCTCGGCCCGCTGGCCTGCCGCTCGTGTGACCCCTGACCCGCTTCCTCTTATCCCCACCTCCCTTCGGCCAGTTAACGGGTCTGTGCGCGAGGAGAGCATCCACTGCAAGTCGGTCGAGGAGATCGCCACGCTGGTGCAGAAGCTGGCGGACCAGTCGGGCTTGGACGTGGTCCGCATCCGCAAGCCCTTCCACACGGACAGCCCTAGCATCCAGGGCCAGTGGCACCCCTTCACCAACAAACCGACAACGCTGGGCGGGCTGCGCCCTCGAGAGAGGTCCAGGATCCTGCCCCAGCCTAGCGGCTAACACAGTGAAGAGTTGCTCCACCTACTCCAGTCCCTGGGTGTGGACTCTGCCCCCAGTAGAGCTCCAGTAGAGGTGGTTCCTCCTTCTGGTTTGGTTCACGGGAGACAGATGGAGCCCACCAAACGGGAAGCTGACGCCAAAGCTTTTGCTTGGGATAAAGAAGAGATGCCTGTTTCTTTTTGATGTCCACTGTTGGGGGCAGAGACTGTGAGTCTCCTAATTCTGATCCAGGTGACATCTCTGAAACCCGAGAGTCTTCAGATTTTACTGGATCTTCATTTCTTAAATCCAGATTGATAATAGTGAGCTCAAATCACAGTGAGAGGATTTAAGGCTGGCTTCTGAAGAACCCCTTATGTCCTGTTTTTGCAGCCATTGACCAAGAGAGAGCTAGTACCTTATATCCTGCTGTGGGCATGGCATTGGGCTAGGCCCTTTAGATCTGTGAATGTTTGTGTGCAGATTAGAAAATTGAAGTTAATAAACATGTCAAGGTCACACTTGAAGTCTATTTcaaaatatgtgcatatttaaACTATAATgctattttttatcttaaaaccagaagcagggcttccctggtggcgcagtggttgcgcgtgcgcctgccgatgcaggggaaccgggttcgcgccccggtctgggaggatcccacatgccgtggagcggctgggcccgtgagccatggccgctgagcctgcgcgtccggagcctgtgctccgcaacgggagaggccgcagcagagggaggcccgcataccacacaaaaaaacaaaaaaacaaaaaaaaaaaccagaagcaaaATGAATAATAACTCTTCAGGATGGTGTAGTATCAAAGGCCACGTGATTAATCTAGGCTTGACCCTTGGAGAGAGTGATTCTCAGGCCAGCTGATAAATAGGCAGCATCTTCTAGGCTTAGCTAAAAATGAGGTGAGGGACAGGGGGAGATGGTGAGAAAAAGAGCCAGGAGGTAAAAGCCTAGAAACTGTTGTATGAATTCTTGAACTGTCGTAATTTTGTTTGTCATCCCCTTATCACCATGATCAATAAATAGTGAGAgcctttaaaaaaggaatgtacCTGCCCAGGACAGTCAGGATGGAAGCTGAGGATCCCAATTTCCTCTGCAAATGGTTTTATGGGAAGCAAAGCCAACCCTGCAGCACCTTTACCATAGGCTCAGAAGCCTGTCCCCTGGTGATCAGGAGAAGACCAGTCTAGACCAAGCAGACCACTCATAGCTGTGGGGAAAGAGGGTATTTATTAACCAACCGTGGGGGGAGGAACTGAGCCCAGCTTCCCCACTCTGTCACATGCCTCTCCCGCCTCCCTGGGTCGTGAGCGGGGGCATTCCTAAAGAATGGTAGCCggtttataataaatacattcattGTGGGGTAGAGGGGGGAGAGGTTGGGTGAAGGGCAGTAAAAATCCGTGGGACTCCACGTTCTCAGCTACAAAAATAACAGTCATCCTCACCCAAGGGGAATGGGGGAGCTCAGTCAGGTTTTGATTGTCCCATATGGGCCTGGAGACTTCAGAGGCCCCTGGACCCTGAAAGTGCCCCGGTGAGGTAGGACAGGGGTGGGAGCCAAGCATCCAAACTCCCAGCCTCTGTCCTTTGCATAGTTCCAAGAACGGGCTTCATGTGCCAGGTGAGACATCAGATCTCTTCTCCCCCTGCTGTGGTCTAGGGGTAGCAAATGTTTGGTCCCCAAAAGGGAGGCTGGCTCATTGAGTGCAGTGTTGGTCACCCGTCCTAAGGAAGTGTCTGTGAGGACAGCTAAATGGGAGAGAGCTCTCCCTCTGAAATGTTCATGGATCAAACCCAACAGACACAGGTCCAGCGCAGCAAGGGGAGGCTCAGAAGGTGCATGTGAGTGGAAATGTAAGCACATGTGCATGAGGAAGACCATGCCTGGAACTGTCTCTGTCACTCTTGAGAATGACTAAGGGGGTAAGGAGGCTGACTTACAAGGGCTGCACAtgaagggagaagagggaatgATGCAGTAGTCTTACCTCCCCAGGCTGGCCTGTTCCCAAGCTTTTGCCAAAGAGGTCATCACACAGGGCTGGGACTACAGGAGAGGACTAGGTAGGATGGGATGTGGCAATTGGGAGGGTACCCAAAGTCCAGAAGAAGGGATGAAACAAGAATGCaccaggaggtgggggtgggggccctGCAGCCCAGCTGATACTCATTCTTCCATGTGCACACGTGAACGTACACAGGGCTCAGGTGGTTCTGGTGGCTGGCAGAGATCTTGTCTGTTTTCAGGACCATCCAGCACATAGGGCCATGCAGAGGGTGGTGACGTTGAGGCCATCTGGACCTGCAGAGCCCTGCCTGGGAGAACGAAGAAGGGTTTGAGCAGACAAATGGGGCAGGAGGATGGCATCCTCTCCTCCCAAGTGTTAGGTTAAAAGGGAACAAGAGCTGGGTCTGGGTCTGCAGAGCCTGAGGGAGCACCTACCTCTGAGGAGCACCGGTTGGCCTGGGCTGCTCACGGATGGGTCTGTGGAGACTGAGAAGGGGGCTTTGGCTGGGCCTGACTCTGGCCAGCCCTACAGGGACATCAAAAAGTTGGGAGAAGGGCCTGGAGTTGCGGGGATGAAGGTAGGGTGTCTGTGCTGGGGAGGCAGCGGCCCAGCCTGGGGCAGGCAGGCTGGTTTGGAAGAGCATTTGTCCTGGGAGGCTGGGCTCAGACAGAGCTCTCATCCAGGTGCTCCACAAGCTGTGTGTGCTTCCTCTTCTCCAGGATGCGGCTGAGCTCCTCTGCGAAGGAGCAGGGCCCTGCCGGCACTCCATTGTTGCTCTGCCTCAGGAGCACGTAGCTGTTGCCATTCATCCTGCGCAGCCGGCTGGGCAGTGCCACCAGCCCGTTGGTCAGCTCAGCTGGTGGCggtgggggtggcgggggtggcGGGGCTGGGGCCCCCTCCCCGGGGATGATCTGGAGGCAGCCAccctccaggcccccagccccctccccatcatcaccatcttcctCTCCAGGACACTGGCCTGACACTGTCTGCAGCTGCACAGCAGAGCCCCCTGCCCGGCTGGCCCGACCCAGTGAGTATTTCTGTCGGTGTCCTCGTCCACCTCTCCGAAGACAGGCCACgtagaagagggaggaagccaGGATAAGGCAGAGGCCACCAAGTGTAGCAATGGCTAACACATAGAGCAGCCGCATATCAGGTGCCAGTTGTGCCCCAGGCATTGCAGGGGCCTGTGGAGCAGGGGCAGGAGTGGCTGGCCGCACTGTGAGGCTGTAGGAGGCCAGCAGGGTGCGGAGGCCATTCTCTTCAGCATAGCAGCCGTAG contains:
- the MRPL43 gene encoding large ribosomal subunit protein mL43, with the translated sequence MTARGSASRFLTSVLHNGLGRYVQQLQRLSFSLSRDAPSSRGAREFVEREVTDFARRNPGVVIYVNPRPCCVPRVVAEYLNGSVREESIHCKSVEEIATLVQKLADQSGLDVVRIRKPFHTDSPSIQGQWHPFTNKPTTLGGLRPRERSRILPQPSG